In Tubulanus polymorphus chromosome 2, tnTubPoly1.2, whole genome shotgun sequence, a single window of DNA contains:
- the LOC141900597 gene encoding uncharacterized protein LOC141900597 isoform X6: MPCFSSVVVWLDDQMTMDEYTRDILLGLNSLRTCGNFCDINMVATDGTKFPVHRCILAAASNNLYQYAIDVQSDVCVDIDANILEIFLDILYTGKVSPLCDKNDIDKLKEISNILRMDCVLNLLNEKDETEQSINDEMACCSQKTSSCQNMNAIPMHKKKRGRPRKRNDVTLEENDKKRLKLDDTILDSTEKPSKRYLPKRATRGKTGLERLKIINSMRNDSSQQLKRHSVYDESIHQCLHVQHSVKMKSIPIQKREKNGKIVPTVQSSKARGERCIIESNKRKH; the protein is encoded by the exons ATGCCCTGTTTCTCTTCTGTGGTGGTGTGGCTCGATGATCAGATGACCATGGACGAGTATACTAGAGACATTTTACTGGGTCTAAATTCTCTCAGAACTTGTGGTAATTTTTGCGATATAAATATGGTTGCTACTGATGGAACCAAATTTCCTGTTCATCGATGTATTCTCGCTGCGGCCAGTAATAATCTTTACCAATACGCTATTGATGTACAGTCTGATGTTTGTGTAGACATCGATgcaaatattttagaaatattcttAGATATTCTGTACACTGGAAAGGTTTCTCCACTTTGTGATAAAAATGACATTGACAAATTGAAGGAAATAAGTAATATATTAAGGATGGATTGTGTTTTAAACTTATtgaatgaaaaagatgaaaccGAGCAGTCAATCAATGATGAAATGGCATGTTGTTCCCAGAAAACATCATCGTGTCAAAATATGAATGCGATTCCTATGCATAAAAAGAAACGCGGTCGTCCGCGAAAAAGAAATGACGTGACTTTGGAAGAGAATGATAAAAAGCGACTGAAATTGGACGACACGATATTGGACAGTACGGAAAAGCCCTCAAAACGATACCTTCCTAAACGTGCAACACGTGGGAAAACCGGACTAGAAagattgaaaattataaattcaatgagGAATGATTCTTCTCAACAACTAAAAAGACATTCTGTGTACGATGAATCAAT ACATCAGTGTCTTCATGTACAACACtcagtgaaaatgaaaagcaTTCCGATACAGAAAAGAGAGAAGAATGGAAAAATTGTCCCTACTGTTCAAAGTTCAAAG GCAAGAGGAGAGCGGTGCATTATTGAAAGCAACAAACGGAAACATTGA
- the LOC141900597 gene encoding uncharacterized protein LOC141900597 isoform X2, translating to MPCFSSVVVWLDDQMTMDEYTRDILLGLNSLRTCGNFCDINMVATDGTKFPVHRCILAAASNNLYQYAIDVQSDVCVDIDANILEIFLDILYTGKVSPLCDKNDIDKLKEISNILRMDCVLNLLNEKDETEQSINDEMACCSQKTSSCQNMNAIPMHKKKRGRPRKRNDVTLEENDKKRLKLDDTILDSTEKPSKRYLPKRATRGKTGLERLKIINSMRNDSSQQLKRHSVYDESMYVEFSDEVQSVNPGDCIDKCLDTTCSDLYDKDTAIYVENNDEDPEIFAKKVSTSLSQILSQLQTSVSSCTTLSENEKHSDTEKREEWKNCPYCSKFKGIKKGRYQFHIRFCHLPLKCVHCFKPFESKRRAVHY from the exons ATGCCCTGTTTCTCTTCTGTGGTGGTGTGGCTCGATGATCAGATGACCATGGACGAGTATACTAGAGACATTTTACTGGGTCTAAATTCTCTCAGAACTTGTGGTAATTTTTGCGATATAAATATGGTTGCTACTGATGGAACCAAATTTCCTGTTCATCGATGTATTCTCGCTGCGGCCAGTAATAATCTTTACCAATACGCTATTGATGTACAGTCTGATGTTTGTGTAGACATCGATgcaaatattttagaaatattcttAGATATTCTGTACACTGGAAAGGTTTCTCCACTTTGTGATAAAAATGACATTGACAAATTGAAGGAAATAAGTAATATATTAAGGATGGATTGTGTTTTAAACTTATtgaatgaaaaagatgaaaccGAGCAGTCAATCAATGATGAAATGGCATGTTGTTCCCAGAAAACATCATCGTGTCAAAATATGAATGCGATTCCTATGCATAAAAAGAAACGCGGTCGTCCGCGAAAAAGAAATGACGTGACTTTGGAAGAGAATGATAAAAAGCGACTGAAATTGGACGACACGATATTGGACAGTACGGAAAAGCCCTCAAAACGATACCTTCCTAAACGTGCAACACGTGGGAAAACCGGACTAGAAagattgaaaattataaattcaatgagGAATGATTCTTCTCAACAACTAAAAAGACATTCTGTGTACGATGAATCAATGTATGTTGAATTTAGTGATGAAGTTCAGtctgttaatcctggtgattgTATTGATAAATGTCTCGATACCACGTGCTCTGATCTTTATGATAAAGACACTGCTATATatgtagaaaataatgatgaagaTCCTGAAATTTTTGCGAAAAAGGTATCTACTTCTTTGAGTCAAATACTTTCCCAATTGCAGACATCAGTGTCTTCATGTACAACACtcagtgaaaatgaaaagcaTTCCGATACAGAAAAGAGAGAAGAATGGAAAAATTGTCCCTACTGTTCAAAGTTCAAAGGTATCAAAAAAGGTCGCTATCAATTTCATATCCGTTTTTGCCATTTGCCGCTGAAGTGTGTTCATTGCTTTAAACCATTTGAAA GCAAGAGGAGAGCGGTGCATTATTGA
- the LOC141900597 gene encoding uncharacterized protein LOC141900597 isoform X5, with product MPCFSSVVVWLDDQMTMDEYTRDILLGLNSLRTCGNFCDINMVATDGTKFPVHRCILAAASNNLYQYAIDVQSDVCVDIDANILEIFLDILYTGKVSPLCDKNDIDKLKEISNILRMDCVLNLLNEKDETEQSINDEMACCSQKTSSCQNMNAIPMHKKKRGRPRKRNDVTLEENDKKRLKLDDTILDSTEKPSKRYLPKRATRGKTGLERLKIINSMRNDSSQQLKRHSVYDESIHQCLHVQHSVKMKSIPIQKREKNGKIVPTVQSSKVSKKVAINFISVFAICR from the exons ATGCCCTGTTTCTCTTCTGTGGTGGTGTGGCTCGATGATCAGATGACCATGGACGAGTATACTAGAGACATTTTACTGGGTCTAAATTCTCTCAGAACTTGTGGTAATTTTTGCGATATAAATATGGTTGCTACTGATGGAACCAAATTTCCTGTTCATCGATGTATTCTCGCTGCGGCCAGTAATAATCTTTACCAATACGCTATTGATGTACAGTCTGATGTTTGTGTAGACATCGATgcaaatattttagaaatattcttAGATATTCTGTACACTGGAAAGGTTTCTCCACTTTGTGATAAAAATGACATTGACAAATTGAAGGAAATAAGTAATATATTAAGGATGGATTGTGTTTTAAACTTATtgaatgaaaaagatgaaaccGAGCAGTCAATCAATGATGAAATGGCATGTTGTTCCCAGAAAACATCATCGTGTCAAAATATGAATGCGATTCCTATGCATAAAAAGAAACGCGGTCGTCCGCGAAAAAGAAATGACGTGACTTTGGAAGAGAATGATAAAAAGCGACTGAAATTGGACGACACGATATTGGACAGTACGGAAAAGCCCTCAAAACGATACCTTCCTAAACGTGCAACACGTGGGAAAACCGGACTAGAAagattgaaaattataaattcaatgagGAATGATTCTTCTCAACAACTAAAAAGACATTCTGTGTACGATGAATCAAT ACATCAGTGTCTTCATGTACAACACtcagtgaaaatgaaaagcaTTCCGATACAGAAAAGAGAGAAGAATGGAAAAATTGTCCCTACTGTTCAAAGTTCAAAGGTATCAAAAAAGGTCGCTATCAATTTCATATCCGTTTTTGCCATTTGCCGCTGA
- the LOC141900597 gene encoding uncharacterized protein LOC141900597 isoform X3, producing MPCFSSVVVWLDDQMTMDEYTRDILLGLNSLRTCGNFCDINMVATDGTKFPVHRCILAAASNNLYQYAIDVQSDVCVDIDANILEIFLDILYTGKVSPLCDKNDIDKLKEISNILRMDCVLNLLNEKDETEQSINDEMACCSQKTSSCQNMNAIPMHKKKRGRPRKRNDVTLEENDKKRLKLDDTILDSTEKPSKRYLPKRATRGKTGLERLKIINSMRNDSSQQLKRHSVYDESMYVEFSDEVQSVNPGDCIDKCLDTTCSDLYDKDTAIYVENNDEDPEIFAKKVSTSLSQILSQLQTSVSSCTTLSENEKHSDTEKREEWKNCPYCSKFKGIKKGKRRAVHY from the exons ATGCCCTGTTTCTCTTCTGTGGTGGTGTGGCTCGATGATCAGATGACCATGGACGAGTATACTAGAGACATTTTACTGGGTCTAAATTCTCTCAGAACTTGTGGTAATTTTTGCGATATAAATATGGTTGCTACTGATGGAACCAAATTTCCTGTTCATCGATGTATTCTCGCTGCGGCCAGTAATAATCTTTACCAATACGCTATTGATGTACAGTCTGATGTTTGTGTAGACATCGATgcaaatattttagaaatattcttAGATATTCTGTACACTGGAAAGGTTTCTCCACTTTGTGATAAAAATGACATTGACAAATTGAAGGAAATAAGTAATATATTAAGGATGGATTGTGTTTTAAACTTATtgaatgaaaaagatgaaaccGAGCAGTCAATCAATGATGAAATGGCATGTTGTTCCCAGAAAACATCATCGTGTCAAAATATGAATGCGATTCCTATGCATAAAAAGAAACGCGGTCGTCCGCGAAAAAGAAATGACGTGACTTTGGAAGAGAATGATAAAAAGCGACTGAAATTGGACGACACGATATTGGACAGTACGGAAAAGCCCTCAAAACGATACCTTCCTAAACGTGCAACACGTGGGAAAACCGGACTAGAAagattgaaaattataaattcaatgagGAATGATTCTTCTCAACAACTAAAAAGACATTCTGTGTACGATGAATCAATGTATGTTGAATTTAGTGATGAAGTTCAGtctgttaatcctggtgattgTATTGATAAATGTCTCGATACCACGTGCTCTGATCTTTATGATAAAGACACTGCTATATatgtagaaaataatgatgaagaTCCTGAAATTTTTGCGAAAAAGGTATCTACTTCTTTGAGTCAAATACTTTCCCAATTGCAGACATCAGTGTCTTCATGTACAACACtcagtgaaaatgaaaagcaTTCCGATACAGAAAAGAGAGAAGAATGGAAAAATTGTCCCTACTGTTCAAAGTTCAAAGGTATCAAAAAAG GCAAGAGGAGAGCGGTGCATTATTGA
- the LOC141900597 gene encoding uncharacterized protein LOC141900597 isoform X4, with protein sequence MPCFSSVVVWLDDQMTMDEYTRDILLGLNSLRTCGNFCDINMVATDGTKFPVHRCILAAASNNLYQYAIDVQSDVCVDIDANILEIFLDILYTGKVSPLCDKNDIDKLKEISNILRMDCVLNLLNEKDETEQSINDEMACCSQKTSSCQNMNAIPMHKKKRGRPRKRNDVTLEENDKKRLKLDDTILDSTEKPSKRYLPKRATRGKTGLERLKIINSMRNDSSQQLKRHSVYDESMYVEFSDEVQSVNPGDCIDKCLDTTCSDLYDKDTAIYVENNDEDPEIFAKKVSTSLSQILSQLQTSVSSCTTLSENEKHSDTEKREEWKNCPYCSKFKGKRRAVHY encoded by the exons ATGCCCTGTTTCTCTTCTGTGGTGGTGTGGCTCGATGATCAGATGACCATGGACGAGTATACTAGAGACATTTTACTGGGTCTAAATTCTCTCAGAACTTGTGGTAATTTTTGCGATATAAATATGGTTGCTACTGATGGAACCAAATTTCCTGTTCATCGATGTATTCTCGCTGCGGCCAGTAATAATCTTTACCAATACGCTATTGATGTACAGTCTGATGTTTGTGTAGACATCGATgcaaatattttagaaatattcttAGATATTCTGTACACTGGAAAGGTTTCTCCACTTTGTGATAAAAATGACATTGACAAATTGAAGGAAATAAGTAATATATTAAGGATGGATTGTGTTTTAAACTTATtgaatgaaaaagatgaaaccGAGCAGTCAATCAATGATGAAATGGCATGTTGTTCCCAGAAAACATCATCGTGTCAAAATATGAATGCGATTCCTATGCATAAAAAGAAACGCGGTCGTCCGCGAAAAAGAAATGACGTGACTTTGGAAGAGAATGATAAAAAGCGACTGAAATTGGACGACACGATATTGGACAGTACGGAAAAGCCCTCAAAACGATACCTTCCTAAACGTGCAACACGTGGGAAAACCGGACTAGAAagattgaaaattataaattcaatgagGAATGATTCTTCTCAACAACTAAAAAGACATTCTGTGTACGATGAATCAATGTATGTTGAATTTAGTGATGAAGTTCAGtctgttaatcctggtgattgTATTGATAAATGTCTCGATACCACGTGCTCTGATCTTTATGATAAAGACACTGCTATATatgtagaaaataatgatgaagaTCCTGAAATTTTTGCGAAAAAGGTATCTACTTCTTTGAGTCAAATACTTTCCCAATTGCAGACATCAGTGTCTTCATGTACAACACtcagtgaaaatgaaaagcaTTCCGATACAGAAAAGAGAGAAGAATGGAAAAATTGTCCCTACTGTTCAAAGTTCAAAG GCAAGAGGAGAGCGGTGCATTATTGA